Proteins encoded in a region of the Tripterygium wilfordii isolate XIE 37 chromosome 21, ASM1340144v1, whole genome shotgun sequence genome:
- the LOC119989705 gene encoding uncharacterized protein LOC119989705 isoform X1, whose protein sequence is MAGFFRKILARVRNGIGFAKQRTPLVQCKRHCGVRKHRRHQCTKQSRRRASLNRPGVLEMAEKSARRASSESLSSEEINANLNRLDAEISERNPSMRILKKTWAALERLEKGKENLKEQIRTKAWEEYVARKRAMIEEEKEEIRFFNEVVIPRLANVLLDDQIEEEPVLRPVEAIEPN, encoded by the exons ATGGCAGGTTTCTTTCGGAAAATATTAGCTAGGGTGCGAAATGGAATTGGATTTGCAAAGCAGAGGACTCCGCTGGTTCAATGCAAGAGACACTGTGGAGTAAGAAAGCACAGGAGACACCAG TGTACAAAACAGAGCAGAAGAAGAGCGAGTCTGAATCGCCCGGGAGTACTGGAGATGGCCGAAAAGAGTGCCCGCAGAGCCTCCTCTGAGAGTCTTAGTAGTGAA GAAATAAATGCGAATCTGAACCGATTGGATGCTGAAATTTCTGAAAGGAACCCTTCGATGAGGATTCTAAAG aaaacatgGGCGGCTCTAGAACGCCTAGAAAAGGGCAAGGAAAACCTGAAAGAACAAATTCGTACAAAGGCATGGGAGGAATACGTTGCTCGGAAGAGAGCAATGATTGAGGAGGAGAAAGAGGAGATAAGGTTCTTCAACGAGGTGGTTATTCCTCGTCTGGCCAACGTACTCCTTG ACGATCAGATCGAGGAGGAGCCAGTTTTGCGCCCAGTTGAAGCTATAGAGCCAAATTAA
- the LOC119989705 gene encoding uncharacterized protein LOC119989705 isoform X2, with the protein MAGFFRKILARVRNGIGFAKQRTPLVQCKRHCGVRKHRRHQSRRRASLNRPGVLEMAEKSARRASSESLSSEEINANLNRLDAEISERNPSMRILKKTWAALERLEKGKENLKEQIRTKAWEEYVARKRAMIEEEKEEIRFFNEVVIPRLANVLLDDQIEEEPVLRPVEAIEPN; encoded by the exons ATGGCAGGTTTCTTTCGGAAAATATTAGCTAGGGTGCGAAATGGAATTGGATTTGCAAAGCAGAGGACTCCGCTGGTTCAATGCAAGAGACACTGTGGAGTAAGAAAGCACAGGAGACACCAG AGCAGAAGAAGAGCGAGTCTGAATCGCCCGGGAGTACTGGAGATGGCCGAAAAGAGTGCCCGCAGAGCCTCCTCTGAGAGTCTTAGTAGTGAA GAAATAAATGCGAATCTGAACCGATTGGATGCTGAAATTTCTGAAAGGAACCCTTCGATGAGGATTCTAAAG aaaacatgGGCGGCTCTAGAACGCCTAGAAAAGGGCAAGGAAAACCTGAAAGAACAAATTCGTACAAAGGCATGGGAGGAATACGTTGCTCGGAAGAGAGCAATGATTGAGGAGGAGAAAGAGGAGATAAGGTTCTTCAACGAGGTGGTTATTCCTCGTCTGGCCAACGTACTCCTTG ACGATCAGATCGAGGAGGAGCCAGTTTTGCGCCCAGTTGAAGCTATAGAGCCAAATTAA
- the LOC119989995 gene encoding ribonuclease Y-like, producing the protein MEGLFCKMSAREGSEIGIAKQSTPLVQCKRHCGGVRKQRRHSNRKLKRKLKAAIERLRAEMVEIGEEQRCIKEGQSQVRKKYEEIEAERDQLKREADVIAKQSASIQVRLNLMFAISKARTQNDSVVVAQLTQSLRDLLVKQNEPMQ; encoded by the exons ATGGAAGGTTTATTTTGCAAAATGTCAGCTAGGGAGGGAAGTGAAATTGGAATTGCAAAGCAGAGCACTCCGCTGGTTCAATGCAAGAGACATTGTGGTGGAGTAAGAAAGCAAAGGAGACACTCG AATAGGAAATTGAAGAGGAAACTAAAAGCTGCGATCGAGCGTCTGAGGGCGGAGATGGTGGAGATTGGGGAGGAACAACGATGCATAAAAGAAGGGCAGAGTCAAGTGAGGAAGAAGTACGAGGAGATTGAGGCAGAGCGAGACCAACTCAAGAGGGAAGCAGATGTCATTGCGAAGCAAAGTGCGAGCATTCAAGTGCGTCTGAATCTGATGTTCGCTATCTCGAAAGCAAGGACACAAAATGATTCTGTTGTGGTAGCCCAACTTACACAATCACTACG TGATTTATTAGTGAAGCAGAATGAGCCAATGCAGTGA
- the LOC119988477 gene encoding uncharacterized protein LOC119988477, with amino-acid sequence MSTPAQTEIANNTLGKRSSKNGNFNSIRASLKWRRLEMAKKRASSRRASSESCSFEEITADLNRIEAEVAERGSSENTSADLQRLERSKAYLRKRMHSEAEHIKKMTEAMDEIAEEIAGKRGVMNRGLILFWPACPWFLLLSVIFLSVIGFKIYIS; translated from the exons ATGTCAACGCCGGCGCAGACGGAGATTGCTAACAATACCCTAGGAAAGCGATCTTCGAAGAACGGGAACTTTAAT AGCATAAGAGCGAGCCTGAAGTGGCGGAGACTGGAGATGGCCAAAAAGAGGGCTAGCAGTCGCAGAGCCTCTTCCGAGAGTTGTAGTTTTGAA GAAATAACCGCGGATCTGAACCGAATAGAGGCGGAAGTGGCAGAAAGAGGCTCATCGGAGAACACATCAGCGGATCTCCAACGCCTGGAACGGAGCAAGGCATACCTGAGAAAGCGAATGCATTCGGAGGCAGAGCATATAAAAAAGATGACGGAGGCGATGGACGAAATCGCAGAGGAGATTGCTGGGAAGAGAGGAGTAATGAACAGGGGTTTAATCCTCTTCTGGCCGGCTTGTCCTTGGTTTCTCTTGTTATCAGTCATCTTCTTATCAGTCATCGGATTCAAGATATATATCAGTTAG